Proteins found in one Macaca nemestrina isolate mMacNem1 chromosome 4, mMacNem.hap1, whole genome shotgun sequence genomic segment:
- the LOC105466461 gene encoding coiled-coil-helix-coiled-coil-helix domain-containing protein 2: MPRGSRSRTSRMAPPAGRAPQMRAAPRPAPVAQPPAAAPPSAVGSSAAAPRQPGLMAQMATTAAGVAVGSAVGHTLGHAITGGFSGGSNAEPASPDITYQEPQGTQLAQQQQPCFYEIKQFLECAQNQGDIKLCEGFNEVLKQCRLANGLA, translated from the exons ATGCCGCGTGGAAGCCGAAGCCGCACCTCCCGCATGGCCCCTCCGGCCGG CCGGGCACCTCAGATGAGAGCTGCACCCAGGCCGGCACCTGTCGCTCAGCCACCAGCAGCGGCACCCCCATCTGCAGTTGGCTCTTCTGCTGCTGCACCCCGGCAGCCAGGTCTGATGGCCCAGATGGCAACCACTGCAGCTGGCGTGGCTGTGGGCTCTGCTGTGGGACACACACTGGGTCATGCCATTACTGGgggcttcagtggaggaagtaatgCTGAGCCTGCGAGTCCTGACATCACTTACCAG GAGCCACAGGGAACCCAGCTggcacagcagcagcagccttgCTTCTATGAGATCAAACAGTTTCTGGAGTGTGCCCAGAACCAGGGTGACATCAAGCTCTGTGAGGGTTTCAATGAGGTGCTGAAACAGTGCCGACTTGCAAACG GATTGGCCTAA